A stretch of Deferribacter autotrophicus DNA encodes these proteins:
- the trpD gene encoding anthranilate phosphoribosyltransferase gives MNEIIKKVYSGQKLTENEALLFFDAMMTGSLSDAQIGGALIAMKMRGESADEIFAAAKVLNKYKIRFEHSKQRCIDTCGTGGDGKSCVNVSSAVAIILSSMGYPVVKHGNVAISGRVGSANIYEAFGIPVKMALDEAQKFFDNHNFVFLFAPNFHPAMKYVAPIRKDLMVPTIFNLLGPLANPAEPEYQIIGVGDSSKLSVYAEAVTRFKNRKFIVYSSKDGYDEVSTKDMTICYKIVNGVAEHLTVNPEEFFEPFDMPCVRDEVEAKRLFLNGITGEDENVAKLFALNTALALHLLEDIDLKSGYLKAYEKIKSGECYNKMKMLSAVEV, from the coding sequence ATGAATGAAATAATCAAAAAAGTATATAGTGGGCAAAAACTTACTGAGAATGAAGCATTATTATTCTTTGATGCAATGATGACTGGCAGTTTAAGTGATGCTCAGATAGGTGGAGCATTAATAGCTATGAAAATGAGAGGGGAAAGTGCTGATGAGATTTTTGCAGCGGCTAAAGTATTAAACAAATATAAAATTAGATTTGAACACAGCAAACAAAGATGTATTGATACATGTGGGACTGGTGGTGACGGTAAAAGTTGTGTGAATGTGTCATCAGCAGTGGCTATTATACTTTCGTCCATGGGATATCCTGTAGTAAAGCATGGAAATGTGGCTATAAGTGGTAGAGTAGGTTCTGCAAATATTTATGAAGCTTTTGGTATCCCTGTGAAAATGGCGCTTGATGAAGCTCAAAAGTTTTTTGATAACCACAATTTTGTTTTTCTTTTTGCACCAAATTTTCATCCTGCAATGAAGTATGTTGCCCCAATAAGAAAGGATTTGATGGTGCCCACAATTTTTAATCTTCTTGGACCTTTAGCAAATCCTGCAGAGCCAGAGTATCAGATAATAGGTGTGGGGGATTCATCCAAATTGAGCGTTTATGCTGAGGCAGTAACAAGGTTTAAGAATAGGAAATTTATAGTTTATTCATCAAAAGATGGATATGACGAAGTTTCAACAAAGGATATGACAATCTGCTACAAGATTGTTAATGGGGTGGCCGAGCACTTAACCGTTAACCCTGAGGAGTTTTTTGAGCCTTTTGATATGCCTTGTGTAAGGGATGAAGTTGAAGCAAAGAGACTTTTTCTTAATGGAATAACTGGAGAAGATGAAAACGTGGCCAAACTTTTTGCACTCAATACTGCCCTTGCTCTTCATCTTTTAGAAGATATAGATTTGAAGAGTGGATATTTGAAAGCGTATGAAAAAATAAAAAGTGGTGAATGTTACAATAAGATGAAAATGCTATCAGCTGTTGAGGTATAA
- a CDS encoding anthranilate synthase component I family protein — MINITFDEFNKLSEKYTHIPIVREIVGDIYTPISLLRNFSNEKFLYLLESANIDKSFSRFTYFAKRPEKVLLFQKGKLIEVANGKKSEILLNPIDYLNYEMNAFNGMRDENIGDFCGGYVGFFGYEMANYMGILRKRIKEPDELLMGLALINEFYVFDNHLNKFYAVSVVKTDLDLEEAYRMGLGRTIEMVDELHRVNFDLSNSDEIISIKKDFDKEDFIEIVEKVKREIINGEAIQVVISNKYEVEGFINPINFYRALRNINPSPYMFFFKFEDYIVCGSSPEIHLKIKDNKAILKPIAGTYPVEKDIESVKNSLLNDEKEISEHLMLLDLARNDLYSGCYPETVKVNSAFIPEVYSHVVHIVSEVEGVKKKEISNLDLFIRTFPAGTVSGAPKVRAMELIDEYERSARGFYAGCAGYFSFAGDMDTCITIRSAAFLKGKMVLRAGAGIVYDSVPKKEFYEVENKLGALFKAIEVTKNMESGHVFTGR; from the coding sequence ATGATAAACATTACTTTTGATGAATTTAATAAATTGTCAGAAAAATACACTCATATTCCCATTGTCAGGGAAATTGTGGGAGATATTTATACTCCCATTTCGCTTCTTAGAAATTTTTCCAATGAGAAATTTTTATATCTCTTAGAAAGTGCGAACATTGATAAGAGTTTTTCAAGATTCACATATTTTGCAAAAAGGCCTGAAAAAGTGTTACTGTTTCAAAAGGGGAAACTTATTGAAGTTGCAAATGGTAAAAAAAGTGAGATTCTTTTAAATCCCATTGATTACCTAAATTATGAGATGAATGCATTTAATGGGATGAGAGATGAAAATATAGGAGATTTCTGCGGTGGTTATGTAGGTTTTTTTGGATATGAAATGGCAAATTACATGGGAATTTTGCGTAAGAGGATAAAAGAACCTGATGAGTTACTTATGGGATTGGCATTGATAAATGAGTTTTACGTTTTTGATAATCATTTAAATAAATTTTATGCTGTTTCAGTGGTAAAGACAGATTTAGATCTGGAAGAAGCTTACCGAATGGGACTGGGTAGAACCATTGAAATGGTGGATGAGCTTCACAGGGTAAACTTTGACCTGTCAAACTCAGATGAAATTATCTCTATAAAAAAGGATTTTGATAAGGAAGATTTCATAGAAATTGTGGAGAAAGTGAAGAGAGAAATAATTAATGGTGAAGCAATACAGGTTGTTATATCAAATAAATATGAAGTAGAAGGGTTTATAAATCCCATTAATTTTTACAGAGCGTTACGCAATATAAACCCTTCGCCGTACATGTTTTTCTTTAAATTTGAAGATTACATTGTATGTGGTTCATCCCCAGAAATTCATCTAAAAATCAAAGATAATAAAGCAATTTTAAAACCCATTGCAGGCACTTATCCTGTGGAAAAAGATATAGAGTCTGTAAAAAATAGTCTTTTAAATGATGAAAAAGAAATTTCAGAACACCTTATGCTTTTGGATCTTGCAAGAAATGATCTTTATAGCGGTTGTTATCCGGAAACGGTAAAAGTTAATTCTGCTTTTATCCCTGAGGTATATTCCCATGTGGTGCATATAGTTTCAGAAGTGGAGGGAGTGAAAAAGAAAGAAATAAGCAATCTGGATTTATTTATCAGAACGTTTCCTGCTGGCACAGTTTCAGGTGCTCCAAAGGTGAGAGCTATGGAGTTGATAGATGAGTATGAAAGGAGTGCAAGGGGGTTTTATGCAGGATGTGCTGGATATTTCTCTTTTGCAGGGGATATGGACACGTGCATTACCATCAGAAGTGCTGCTTTCCTGAAAGGGAAAATGGTATTGAGGGCGGGAGCAGGTATTGTGTATGACAGTGTGCCTAAAAAGGAATTTTACGAGGTAGAAAACAAGTTGGGGGCTTTGTTCAAAGCAATAGAAGTAACAAAAAATATGGAGAGTGGTCATGTTTTTACTGGTAGATAA
- a CDS encoding phosphoribosylanthranilate isomerase, protein MFVKVCGITDFCQIDWAVELGFSAIGVVLYPKSKRYVTSDFAKKLSSYAKGKILTVCVSLTYDDMKDCANFFDYVQIYEYRKVKGLIYASSAEPAHRDYEYFMFDASMGKGIFDEDIPDWIYNYREKLIFSGGLDENNVRSVIERIKPFGVDVSSSVEESPGIKSYDKMKRFIEACKNAMTEK, encoded by the coding sequence ATGTTTGTAAAGGTTTGTGGTATTACAGATTTTTGTCAGATTGACTGGGCAGTGGAGCTTGGTTTTTCTGCTATTGGCGTAGTTCTTTATCCAAAAAGCAAAAGATATGTGACCAGTGATTTCGCAAAAAAATTGAGTAGTTATGCAAAAGGGAAAATACTCACAGTATGTGTGAGCCTCACTTATGATGACATGAAGGATTGTGCTAATTTTTTTGATTATGTGCAAATTTATGAATACAGAAAAGTTAAAGGCTTAATATATGCTTCTTCTGCTGAACCAGCTCATAGAGATTATGAATATTTTATGTTTGATGCAAGTATGGGAAAAGGTATTTTTGATGAGGATATACCTGATTGGATATACAATTATAGAGAGAAGCTGATTTTTTCAGGTGGTCTTGATGAAAACAATGTTCGTAGCGTGATAGAAAGGATTAAGCCTTTTGGTGTAGATGTGTCCTCATCAGTTGAAGAGTCTCCCGGGATTAAAAGCTATGATAAAATGAAAAGATTTATTGAAGCATGTAAAAATGCAATGACAGAAAAATAA
- a CDS encoding indole-3-glycerol phosphate synthase TrpC produces MFLKKIYELKKAEVKELKKGTEKRVKEVIPFERFLPDRRIIAEVKQASPSLGEIKKVDVKRQAELYEKGGAAAISVLTDKNYFNGDFKFLKEISSAVNLPILCKDFIVDEVQIDLAYEYGADVILLIASMLEGDELKKLFDYSKKLGLEVLVEIHEYEELYKLKDLDVKFLGVNSRDLTTLKVNKEKALKTMSKIKGNYIKIAESGIETKEDIKRFKEAGADMFLVGTSLMKSDNPVELLKELSEGYSCL; encoded by the coding sequence ATGTTTTTAAAAAAGATTTATGAGCTTAAAAAAGCTGAGGTTAAAGAACTTAAAAAAGGAACTGAGAAAAGAGTTAAAGAGGTTATCCCTTTTGAAAGATTTCTTCCTGATAGAAGGATTATAGCTGAGGTGAAGCAGGCTTCTCCGTCACTTGGTGAAATAAAGAAGGTGGATGTAAAAAGACAGGCTGAGTTGTATGAAAAAGGTGGTGCAGCAGCTATTAGTGTACTTACGGATAAAAATTATTTTAATGGTGATTTCAAATTTTTAAAAGAAATTTCTAGTGCGGTAAATTTGCCCATTCTTTGTAAAGATTTTATTGTTGATGAGGTTCAGATTGATTTGGCTTATGAGTATGGAGCTGATGTAATTTTGCTCATAGCTTCGATGTTAGAAGGTGATGAGCTAAAAAAATTGTTTGATTATTCTAAGAAATTAGGTCTTGAGGTGCTTGTGGAGATACACGAATATGAAGAGCTCTATAAGTTAAAAGACCTTGATGTGAAATTTCTTGGAGTCAATAGCAGAGATTTGACCACATTGAAGGTGAATAAAGAAAAGGCGTTGAAAACGATGTCCAAAATAAAGGGTAATTATATCAAGATTGCTGAAAGTGGAATTGAGACTAAAGAAGATATAAAAAGATTTAAAGAGGCTGGGGCTGATATGTTTCTTGTGGGTACATCTTTGATGAAAAGTGATAATCCTGTAGAGTTGTTAAAGGAATTATCTGAGGGGTATTCATGTTTGTAA
- a CDS encoding CheR family methyltransferase, whose protein sequence is MINSGIIKIKDDEFFELAELIYKHSGIFFTQNKKYLLENRLSRLLHEHNFTSFKDYIYYLKYNSRGKGELERLINLVTINETYFFREKGQIDYLVGKVIPSEIQKGKRSFKILSAACSTGEEPYSIAMALKEKMLDTKARFDIIGVDINTDVVRTAQEGIFRSVSFRGVDPKIIAKYFKKDGFNYYLSNEIKRMVRFMQGNITERALYLKIGKCDVIFCRNVLIYFDVETKKKVIEHFYNSLNNPGYLFLGHSETMNRLSDKFEMNNFRTGIVYIKNK, encoded by the coding sequence ATGATTAATTCTGGAATAATAAAAATTAAAGATGATGAGTTTTTTGAACTTGCAGAATTAATTTATAAACATTCAGGTATTTTTTTCACTCAAAACAAGAAATATTTATTGGAAAATAGATTATCTAGATTACTTCATGAGCATAACTTCACTTCTTTTAAGGATTATATTTATTATCTTAAATATAATTCAAGAGGGAAGGGTGAACTAGAGAGGTTAATAAATTTAGTAACAATTAATGAAACATATTTTTTTAGAGAAAAAGGGCAAATAGATTATCTAGTTGGTAAGGTCATTCCTTCAGAAATTCAAAAAGGAAAGAGAAGCTTTAAAATCTTATCAGCTGCTTGTTCCACTGGAGAAGAACCTTATAGTATTGCAATGGCGTTAAAAGAAAAGATGCTAGATACAAAAGCGAGATTTGATATTATTGGGGTAGATATAAATACTGACGTTGTTAGGACTGCACAAGAAGGTATTTTTCGTTCTGTATCATTTAGAGGAGTGGATCCAAAGATTATTGCAAAGTATTTTAAAAAAGATGGATTTAATTACTATTTATCCAATGAAATTAAGCGTATGGTTAGATTTATGCAAGGGAATATAACTGAAAGAGCCCTTTATTTGAAAATAGGTAAATGTGATGTCATCTTTTGTAGAAATGTACTGATATATTTTGATGTAGAGACGAAAAAAAAGGTGATAGAGCATTTTTATAACTCATTAAATAATCCAGGCTATTTATTTTTAGGACATTCTGAGACAATGAATAGACTCAGTGATAAATTTGAGATGAATAATTTTAGAACTGGTATTGTGTACATAAAAAACAAGTGA
- a CDS encoding PilZ domain-containing protein, with amino-acid sequence MNKVILKVYQPEDVKTVYAMFVDERNFGIKSNSLSEDLFMDSLKINALWYEGDVLVGADVEYTRKDKDIYYFKITSKIEKGLKREHYRIDYKGNYYIKLIDMDSVSEFKRLIDRKSIQAKTTMSNKIKNIIQKETTNMQYVLRFLLEIDLKLDAILEMVGDKEVDLDFMLVDAIDISGGGLSFFSPEQINKDLYLYIEGDIREAMNRVKFYALGKIVTEFKTPKGYIYGVEFKYIDYELREDIIKFVFEKDRELIKKALQS; translated from the coding sequence ATGAATAAAGTTATTTTAAAGGTTTATCAACCAGAAGATGTAAAAACAGTTTATGCTATGTTTGTGGATGAAAGAAATTTTGGTATAAAATCAAACAGCTTAAGTGAAGATTTATTTATGGATTCATTGAAAATTAATGCATTGTGGTATGAAGGGGATGTTTTGGTTGGAGCTGATGTAGAGTATACGAGAAAAGATAAAGATATATATTACTTTAAAATAACCTCAAAAATAGAAAAAGGATTAAAAAGGGAGCATTATCGTATAGATTATAAAGGTAATTACTATATTAAATTGATTGACATGGATTCAGTGAGTGAATTTAAGAGGTTAATAGATAGAAAGAGTATTCAGGCAAAAACAACAATGTCAAATAAAATAAAAAATATAATCCAAAAAGAAACTACTAACATGCAATATGTTCTGAGATTTTTATTAGAAATTGATTTAAAGCTGGATGCTATTCTTGAGATGGTAGGGGACAAAGAGGTGGACTTAGATTTCATGTTGGTTGATGCAATTGATATCAGCGGTGGCGGTTTAAGTTTTTTCTCACCAGAGCAAATCAATAAAGATTTGTATTTATATATTGAAGGTGATATAAGAGAGGCGATGAATAGGGTTAAGTTTTATGCCTTAGGTAAGATAGTTACAGAATTTAAAACACCTAAAGGGTATATATACGGGGTCGAGTTTAAATATATAGATTATGAATTGAGAGAAGATATAATAAAATTTGTTTTTGAAAAGGATAGAGAACTTATAAAAAAAGCATTGCAAAGCTGA
- a CDS encoding IS110 family transposase encodes MKNDKFAFFIGVDVSKDKFNCAIINNKLELLKEAEFQMDIDGFNSFYDLIKKYDSSIIALESTGSYHINLLASLVSKKKDVCLINPALIKKFAQSVTLRKTKTDKIDAVIIAKFIAKNIEHFNYFALPESNDIIALARMREHITQQIARVKTQLKQHLTVVFPELVANANVFTQSILHILKHMPTAEIIRNANEDDIQKILDELKFAHKSNITPQKLISLAKSSIGISSDIWATVIKEDVEMLIFLNSRLDNITKEFIDKIKSSKKDDMEIITSIKGINDITAAHFLAEIKDINRFANKGKLAAYAGIDPAIKQSGSMYSNGRISKKGSRSLRRILYLMASGVMKFNEYFRAYYLKKKEEGMPHRKAMIALCNKLVRVLYAMLTKKEVFHMPKLS; translated from the coding sequence ATGAAAAATGACAAATTTGCTTTCTTTATAGGTGTTGATGTTTCCAAAGATAAGTTTAATTGCGCTATTATTAACAATAAGCTTGAACTTCTCAAAGAAGCTGAATTTCAAATGGACATTGATGGTTTTAACAGCTTCTATGACTTGATTAAAAAGTATGACTCCTCTATCATTGCTCTTGAATCTACTGGCAGCTATCACATTAACCTCTTAGCATCCCTTGTATCCAAAAAGAAAGATGTCTGTCTTATTAATCCAGCTCTCATCAAAAAATTTGCCCAATCCGTTACTCTCAGAAAAACCAAAACCGATAAAATTGATGCTGTTATCATTGCTAAATTTATAGCTAAGAATATTGAACATTTCAATTATTTTGCTCTTCCTGAGTCCAATGATATTATCGCACTTGCCAGGATGAGAGAACATATTACTCAGCAGATTGCAAGAGTTAAGACTCAGCTTAAACAGCATCTTACTGTAGTATTTCCTGAACTTGTGGCAAATGCCAATGTATTTACTCAATCCATTTTGCATATCCTTAAACATATGCCTACAGCTGAAATCATCAGGAATGCTAATGAAGATGATATTCAAAAGATTCTTGATGAATTGAAGTTTGCACATAAGTCAAATATTACCCCTCAGAAGCTCATATCCCTTGCTAAATCCTCCATTGGTATTTCCTCTGATATCTGGGCTACTGTCATCAAAGAAGATGTTGAAATGCTCATATTTCTTAATAGCCGACTTGATAATATTACGAAGGAATTTATTGATAAAATAAAATCTTCCAAAAAAGATGATATGGAGATTATTACTTCTATCAAAGGAATTAATGATATTACCGCTGCCCATTTTCTTGCAGAAATTAAAGATATAAACAGATTTGCCAACAAAGGTAAACTTGCTGCCTATGCCGGGATAGATCCTGCTATTAAACAATCCGGAAGTATGTATAGTAACGGCAGAATAAGTAAAAAAGGATCCCGGTCCCTTAGGCGTATTCTTTATCTTATGGCAAGTGGTGTTATGAAGTTTAATGAGTATTTTAGAGCGTATTATTTGAAAAAGAAGGAGGAAGGTATGCCTCATAGAAAAGCTATGATTGCATTGTGTAACAAACTTGTGCGTGTACTTTATGCCATGCTTACAAAAAAAGAGGTTTTTCATATGCCTAAATTATCTTAA
- a CDS encoding anthranilate synthase component II: MFLLVDNYDSFTYNLFALFKEAGVDLDVIKNDEFKDASNYEGIIISPGPSNPQNSGFSMKYIEEYAGKKPIFGVCLGMQCIAYYKTGIIRSAKTIMHGKIDEIVKTNDSRILKGLPDRFKSVRYHSLAIEVSEQFVCARALSDNEIMAIEFNEEKLYGVQFHPESIKSEYGLQIVNNFIKICREDVT; this comes from the coding sequence ATGTTTTTACTGGTAGATAATTACGATTCTTTTACTTACAACCTTTTTGCACTTTTTAAAGAGGCAGGTGTTGATCTTGATGTGATAAAAAATGATGAATTTAAAGATGCATCAAATTATGAAGGAATAATTATTTCGCCGGGGCCATCAAATCCTCAAAATTCTGGTTTTTCAATGAAATATATTGAGGAATATGCCGGGAAAAAGCCTATCTTTGGCGTCTGTCTTGGTATGCAGTGTATTGCCTATTATAAAACCGGAATAATTCGCAGTGCTAAGACTATTATGCATGGGAAGATTGATGAGATAGTTAAAACTAATGACTCAAGGATTTTGAAGGGGTTACCTGATAGATTTAAATCTGTTCGTTACCATTCTCTGGCTATAGAAGTAAGTGAGCAGTTTGTCTGTGCGAGGGCGTTATCTGATAATGAAATTATGGCCATAGAGTTTAATGAGGAAAAGCTCTATGGAGTTCAGTTTCATCCAGAATCTATCAAAAGTGAGTATGGCTTACAAATTGTTAATAATTTTATAAAAATATGTAGGGAGGATGTGACATGA
- a CDS encoding DUF6115 domain-containing protein gives MNYSLILIIAFLLIGILYIFIFILLVKLKSIEKKLIDISYEDVQIIVNDLKELLVESERVSEQIDNNLREKEALLEDLVDLIDAKINRLEAISSSVPSEKDLKSQIIALYKSGKNVSEIAKDLNISVTEVNLVLKLLYEN, from the coding sequence GTGAATTATAGTTTGATTTTAATAATCGCTTTTTTATTGATAGGTATTTTATATATTTTTATTTTTATTTTGTTAGTAAAATTAAAATCTATCGAAAAAAAACTAATTGATATATCCTATGAGGATGTGCAGATCATTGTTAATGACTTGAAAGAATTACTAGTGGAGAGTGAGAGGGTTTCAGAACAAATCGATAATAATCTTAGAGAAAAGGAAGCTTTGCTTGAAGATCTTGTGGATCTAATTGATGCAAAAATAAACAGGCTTGAGGCAATTTCCTCATCTGTTCCGTCAGAAAAGGATTTGAAATCTCAAATTATAGCTCTTTATAAAAGTGGTAAAAACGTTTCAGAAATTGCCAAAGATTTAAATATATCTGTTACAGAAGTTAATCTTGTTTTAAAATTGCTCTATGAAAATTGA